The Bryobacteraceae bacterium genome includes a window with the following:
- a CDS encoding DNA translocase FtsK: MNTISTSPFPRLREFCGIVCLALSASLLFALASFDPLDPSWNTATGRHPVSNKFGIIGSYTSDLLFQSFGLAAWLTPAVLLWIGLTWLRRRPLSSPMIRLAGYGLLVWSAAAGLELARAGQMYPLPYAAGGLFGFLAASSLAAVLNTAGTAVFLSLCALFSLYLISSFSVERLASIAEEKLLPVLPRWRRVPRPAADHEEEPPVEKEAPLRQAAAAAAAGASIAVSPNGLMADLEAAADLVPYETAPPPIVDAGARAAEEPAAVAVEDIPIRPLEEPAPAAKTKRASKAESSRRAFYRLPPTRLLNAPPEREGYDSEELKETAARIRSKLEEFNVYGNVVQINPGPVVTTFEFKPDAGVKISKITTLSEDLCLGLQAESILIERIPGKPTVGIEVPNTKRETISLRQILESDDFIEAPSRLTIAMGKDITGRIRIAELDKMPHLLIAGSTGSGKSVMLNTLIMSVLYKSTPDEVRMILIDPKRVELGIYDGIPHLLTPVIIEPKKAVNALRNAVFEMERRLKLLASYGVRNIEQFNKRIRELNDQPLSLFDEQQGAEAAEPEKPLPYILIVIDELADLMMLERAGVEESVIRLAQMARAVGMHLVLATQRPSVDVITGLIKANFPARISFRVATRVDSRTVLDVMGAEHLLGKGDMLFLPPGSSRLVRIHGAFVTENEITEVVDFWRNQAQPDYDQSYLLAPPSDEDEEGEDDADSYDDPLYVEAVRVVCQVGKASTSILQRRLRIGYGRAARLLDRMEKEKIIGPPDGARPRDVLRRPDWLDAAGGGAGSE, encoded by the coding sequence ATGAATACGATCAGCACATCTCCTTTCCCGCGTCTCAGGGAGTTCTGCGGAATCGTCTGCCTCGCGCTTTCCGCGTCGCTTCTGTTCGCCCTCGCATCGTTCGATCCTCTCGATCCCTCCTGGAATACAGCTACGGGGCGGCATCCGGTCTCCAACAAATTCGGCATTATCGGCTCCTACACTTCCGATCTGCTTTTTCAGTCCTTCGGTCTGGCCGCATGGCTGACTCCGGCGGTGCTGTTGTGGATTGGACTGACCTGGCTGCGCAGACGGCCGCTCTCCTCGCCCATGATCCGGCTGGCGGGCTATGGCCTGCTGGTGTGGTCGGCTGCGGCAGGGCTGGAGCTTGCCAGAGCCGGGCAGATGTATCCGTTGCCGTACGCCGCCGGAGGGCTGTTTGGATTTCTGGCCGCCTCTTCGCTGGCAGCGGTTCTGAACACGGCGGGAACAGCCGTTTTCCTCTCCCTCTGCGCGTTGTTCTCGCTGTATCTGATCTCCTCGTTTTCCGTCGAACGGTTGGCGTCGATCGCGGAAGAGAAGCTTCTGCCCGTGCTGCCGCGCTGGCGCCGCGTGCCGAGGCCGGCAGCGGACCACGAGGAGGAACCGCCTGTTGAGAAGGAAGCCCCGCTGCGGCAGGCAGCCGCGGCGGCGGCAGCGGGCGCCAGCATCGCCGTGTCGCCGAACGGTCTGATGGCAGACCTGGAGGCAGCTGCGGATCTGGTTCCCTATGAGACGGCCCCGCCGCCCATCGTCGATGCCGGGGCCCGTGCGGCCGAAGAGCCCGCTGCAGTGGCCGTAGAAGACATCCCCATCCGTCCCCTGGAAGAACCCGCGCCGGCGGCGAAGACGAAGCGCGCCTCAAAAGCGGAATCTTCCAGACGGGCGTTCTACCGGCTGCCGCCCACGCGGCTCCTCAATGCGCCTCCGGAGCGCGAGGGTTACGACTCGGAAGAACTGAAGGAGACCGCAGCACGCATCCGGAGCAAGCTGGAAGAGTTCAACGTCTACGGCAACGTCGTGCAGATCAATCCCGGACCGGTCGTGACGACCTTCGAATTCAAGCCCGATGCCGGCGTGAAGATCTCGAAGATTACGACCCTCAGCGAGGATCTGTGCCTCGGGTTGCAGGCCGAGTCCATTCTGATCGAACGCATCCCTGGCAAGCCGACCGTTGGCATCGAGGTGCCCAACACGAAGCGCGAGACGATCAGCCTGCGCCAGATTCTGGAGTCGGACGACTTCATCGAAGCGCCTTCCCGGCTCACCATTGCGATGGGCAAGGACATCACAGGGCGCATCCGGATCGCGGAACTGGACAAGATGCCCCACCTGTTGATCGCGGGCTCGACCGGCAGCGGCAAGAGCGTGATGCTGAACACGCTCATCATGAGCGTGCTCTACAAGTCCACGCCGGACGAAGTGCGGATGATCCTGATCGACCCCAAGCGCGTGGAGCTGGGCATCTATGACGGCATTCCCCATCTGCTGACTCCGGTCATCATCGAGCCGAAGAAGGCGGTCAATGCGCTCCGGAATGCGGTGTTCGAGATGGAGCGGCGGCTGAAGCTTCTGGCGTCTTACGGCGTGCGGAACATCGAGCAGTTCAACAAACGGATCCGGGAGCTGAACGATCAGCCGCTTTCGTTGTTCGACGAGCAGCAGGGAGCGGAGGCGGCCGAGCCGGAGAAGCCGCTGCCGTACATTCTGATCGTGATCGACGAGCTGGCGGACCTGATGATGCTGGAGCGGGCGGGGGTCGAAGAGTCCGTCATCCGGCTGGCGCAGATGGCGCGCGCCGTCGGCATGCACCTTGTGCTGGCAACGCAGAGGCCAAGCGTGGACGTGATCACCGGATTGATCAAGGCGAATTTCCCTGCCCGCATCAGCTTCCGCGTGGCCACGCGCGTGGATTCGCGCACGGTGCTGGACGTGATGGGGGCCGAGCATCTGCTGGGCAAGGGCGACATGCTGTTCCTGCCGCCGGGCTCTTCCCGCCTTGTCCGTATCCACGGCGCATTCGTCACCGAGAACGAGATCACGGAAGTCGTGGACTTCTGGCGGAACCAGGCGCAGCCGGACTACGACCAGAGCTACCTGCTGGCTCCGCCTTCGGACGAGGACGAAGAAGGCGAGGACGACGCAGACAGCTACGACGATCCGCTTTATGTGGAGGCGGTGCGTGTCGTCTGCCAGGTGGGCAAGGCCTCCACGTCGATCCTGCAGAGGCGGCTGCGCATCGGCTATGGCAGGGCCGCGCGGCTGCTGGACCGCATGGAGAAGGAAAAGATCATCGGACCGCCGGATGGAGCGCGGCCGCGCGACGTGCTGCGGCGGCCGGACTGGCTGGACGCCGCGGGCGGCGGCGCCGGTTCCGAATGA
- the pyk gene encoding pyruvate kinase encodes MEKDMVAHAAPPPFMTNTKIIATLGPATSSAGMIRQLIDAGVDVFRLNASHGTPEWRSEMVRLVRQESASAAFPVGILLDLQGPKIRLGKFEGGSALLEEGADFVITTEEIEGDSTAASTTYKDFARDVKPGDRVLLADGALELRVLEADGVKARCRVVRGGVISDKKGINLPGAQLSTPSLTRKDMEILQAGLEDGIDLVALSFVRRSSDILRLRLFLEEKGANVPIVAKIEKPEAVENLKDILAETDGVMVARGDLGVECPMEKVPFIQKSIIEQARRAGKFVITATQMLESMIENPFPTRAEVSDVANAIYDGTDAVMLSGETSVGKHPVEAVRVMDRTAYEAELSLGRLGFRELPRRDSVTHAEIVADAAFHAARLAGAQAIVVFSASGTSARLVARYRPPVPIYTFTPSSTAARALSVVYGVHAIPQPHVSSTDEMMALMDRVLLERGLVKPRDAVVFVAGQPIGRPGTTNMMKLHRVGEAV; translated from the coding sequence ATGGAAAAGGACATGGTAGCGCACGCCGCGCCGCCGCCGTTTATGACAAATACGAAAATCATCGCGACGCTCGGGCCTGCCACCTCCAGCGCCGGCATGATCCGCCAGCTCATCGACGCGGGTGTGGACGTGTTCCGTCTCAACGCCTCTCACGGCACGCCCGAGTGGCGCTCGGAAATGGTGCGTCTCGTGCGCCAGGAGAGCGCTTCAGCGGCCTTTCCCGTCGGCATCCTGCTCGACCTGCAAGGGCCCAAGATCCGTCTCGGGAAGTTCGAGGGCGGCTCCGCGCTTCTTGAAGAGGGAGCGGATTTCGTCATCACCACGGAAGAAATCGAAGGCGACTCGACTGCGGCGTCGACCACCTACAAGGACTTCGCCCGGGACGTCAAGCCCGGCGACCGCGTCCTTCTTGCCGATGGCGCGCTCGAATTGCGCGTTCTGGAAGCCGATGGCGTCAAGGCACGCTGCCGTGTCGTCCGCGGCGGCGTCATCTCGGACAAGAAAGGCATCAACCTGCCCGGCGCGCAGCTCTCCACGCCTTCGCTCACGCGCAAAGACATGGAGATCCTGCAGGCCGGTCTCGAAGATGGCATCGACCTTGTGGCGCTCTCCTTCGTCCGCCGCTCGTCCGACATCCTCCGCCTCCGGCTGTTCCTCGAGGAAAAAGGCGCCAACGTCCCCATCGTGGCGAAAATCGAAAAACCGGAAGCCGTCGAGAATCTCAAGGACATTCTCGCGGAGACCGACGGCGTCATGGTCGCCCGCGGCGACCTCGGCGTCGAATGTCCGATGGAAAAAGTTCCATTTATCCAGAAATCGATCATTGAGCAGGCGCGCCGGGCCGGAAAATTCGTCATCACCGCCACCCAAATGCTTGAGTCGATGATCGAAAATCCGTTCCCGACCCGCGCCGAAGTCAGCGATGTCGCCAATGCCATCTATGACGGCACCGATGCGGTGATGCTCAGCGGCGAGACCAGCGTGGGCAAACACCCTGTCGAGGCGGTTCGTGTCATGGACCGCACGGCTTACGAAGCCGAACTCTCCCTCGGCCGCCTCGGCTTCCGCGAGCTGCCCCGGCGCGACTCGGTCACCCACGCCGAAATCGTCGCCGATGCCGCTTTTCACGCCGCCCGGCTCGCCGGCGCTCAGGCGATCGTCGTCTTCTCCGCCTCGGGAACCTCGGCGCGGCTGGTGGCCCGTTATCGCCCTCCCGTTCCCATCTACACCTTCACGCCATCCTCGACGGCCGCGCGGGCGCTCTCCGTCGTGTACGGGGTGCATGCGATTCCGCAACCCCACGTCTCCTCCACGGATGAAATGATGGCGCTGATGGATCGCGTGCTGCTCGAACGAGGCCTCGTCAAGCCCCGTGATGCCGTTGTCTTCGTCGCGGGCCAGCCTATCGGCCGCCCGGGCACGACCAACATGATGAAGCTTCACCGCGTGGGCGAAGCCGTCTGA
- a CDS encoding peptidase M50 — translation MQFDFPQALLNVTIFWILTTPHEFAHAYVADRLGDDTPRLEGRVTLNPLAHVDWLGTVFIPLMSSLLGGIFFGWGKAVNTNPAKLRGGANGLLAVALAGPASNVVFAVLLAAIAMVWPSGVEILFKAAFISLFLALFNMIPVPPLDGSKILIAARIPAAVYMELARFGFILLLVLMFSTGLGRWMVEASYAGAMRLFLLFR, via the coding sequence ATGCAGTTTGATTTTCCGCAGGCTTTGCTGAACGTCACGATTTTCTGGATTCTCACGACGCCGCACGAATTCGCCCACGCCTATGTGGCCGACCGCCTGGGCGATGATACGCCGCGGCTGGAGGGCCGGGTCACGCTGAACCCGCTGGCGCACGTCGACTGGCTGGGCACGGTGTTCATCCCGCTGATGTCTTCGCTGCTGGGCGGCATTTTCTTCGGCTGGGGCAAAGCGGTGAACACGAACCCGGCGAAGCTGCGCGGCGGCGCCAACGGGCTGCTGGCGGTGGCGCTGGCCGGACCGGCGAGCAATGTGGTGTTCGCGGTTCTGCTGGCGGCGATCGCCATGGTGTGGCCTTCGGGCGTGGAGATTCTTTTCAAGGCTGCCTTCATCAGCCTGTTCCTTGCGCTGTTCAACATGATTCCTGTGCCGCCCCTGGACGGATCCAAGATCCTGATCGCGGCCCGGATTCCGGCGGCCGTGTACATGGAGCTGGCGCGGTTCGGCTTCATTCTGCTTCTGGTACTGATGTTTTCCACCGGCCTCGGCCGGTGGATGGTGGAGGCCAGTTACGCGGGCGCAATGCGCCTGTTTCTGCTATTCCGCTAA
- a CDS encoding acyl-peptide hydrolase, whose amino-acid sequence MFRAGFALALTFALSYPLPAQQKKGLDSETLFEMESISSPAISPDGKAIVFSRGFVDKLKDQQRSNLWLITGWSDPGGAKLRELTAGPWRDSSPVWSPDGKRIAFLSDRDGTTQIHVMWVDTREVAQLTRVEKAPSQIRWSPDGKKIAFTMTVPDEDPILPIKLPKRPEGAQWAKPAVIVDRLSWASDGVGPVPKGWTHIFVVDAMTGGTAKQLTSGKYNHQSPQWSPDGKTIYFSGIRKPDAEYLRNDSEIYALDVATGNIRQLTDRKGPDNNPKPHGKWIAYTGFDDRMYTFHLPSIYLMDSEGGQKRLWAGNLPSGPGELHWSADGSGVYFTMEEKGVANLYFLPLNGEPRRVTEGVHVLSQASLAKSGDIAAVRSSFHEPSSLVHIRGNTVTKILDVNQDVLEDRALGEVEEMWWDGPDGFRIQGWLVKPVNFDPAKKYPLVLYIHGGPWSMYSVAFNWAWQNFAANGYAVLYSNPRGSTGYGQDFVNGIQYAYPGKDYDDLMAGVDAALKKGFIDERNLFVCGGSGGGVLTAWIVGHTNRFRAAVSMRPVINWHSFVGTTDGVMWYDQFRKKPWEDPMEYAVRSPLHYVANVTTPTMVMTGEADLRTPISQSEEYYRALKLLKKETLLVRVPEEFHGWRRPSHQLMQQLYLLAWFEKYRVKDN is encoded by the coding sequence ATGTTCCGAGCCGGCTTTGCACTCGCTCTGACGTTTGCGCTGTCTTACCCATTGCCCGCCCAGCAGAAGAAAGGGCTGGACTCCGAAACTCTGTTCGAGATGGAGAGCATCTCGAGCCCGGCCATCTCGCCCGACGGCAAAGCGATCGTATTCTCGCGCGGGTTTGTGGACAAACTGAAAGACCAGCAGCGCAGCAACCTGTGGCTGATCACGGGCTGGTCCGATCCGGGCGGCGCGAAGTTGCGGGAGCTGACGGCGGGACCGTGGCGGGACTCTTCGCCTGTCTGGTCGCCCGACGGGAAGCGCATTGCTTTCCTCAGCGACCGCGACGGCACGACGCAGATCCATGTGATGTGGGTGGACACGCGCGAAGTGGCGCAGTTGACGCGCGTTGAAAAAGCGCCTTCGCAGATCCGCTGGTCGCCGGACGGGAAGAAGATTGCGTTCACGATGACGGTTCCGGACGAGGACCCGATTCTGCCGATCAAGCTGCCGAAGCGCCCGGAAGGCGCGCAGTGGGCGAAGCCGGCGGTGATCGTGGACAGGCTGTCGTGGGCCAGTGACGGCGTTGGACCGGTGCCGAAGGGCTGGACGCACATTTTTGTCGTGGACGCGATGACTGGAGGCACGGCGAAGCAGCTCACCTCGGGCAAGTACAACCACCAGTCGCCGCAGTGGTCGCCGGACGGAAAGACGATCTACTTCAGCGGCATTCGAAAGCCGGACGCGGAATACCTGCGCAACGATTCGGAGATTTATGCGCTGGACGTGGCCACGGGAAACATCCGTCAGCTGACCGATCGCAAGGGACCAGACAACAATCCCAAGCCGCACGGGAAGTGGATTGCGTACACGGGCTTCGATGACCGGATGTACACGTTCCACCTGCCTTCGATCTATCTGATGGACAGCGAAGGCGGGCAGAAGCGGCTGTGGGCGGGCAATCTGCCTTCAGGGCCGGGCGAGCTGCACTGGAGCGCCGATGGTTCAGGCGTTTACTTCACGATGGAGGAGAAGGGCGTCGCGAACCTCTATTTCCTGCCGCTGAATGGAGAGCCGCGCCGGGTGACCGAAGGCGTGCATGTTCTTTCGCAGGCATCGCTGGCGAAAAGCGGCGACATCGCCGCCGTGCGCTCTTCGTTCCATGAGCCCTCGTCGCTGGTTCACATCCGGGGCAACACCGTGACGAAGATTCTTGACGTGAATCAGGACGTGCTGGAAGACCGGGCGCTGGGCGAAGTGGAAGAGATGTGGTGGGACGGTCCGGACGGCTTCCGGATCCAGGGATGGCTGGTGAAGCCCGTGAACTTCGACCCCGCGAAGAAATATCCGCTCGTGCTCTACATTCACGGCGGACCGTGGTCGATGTACAGCGTCGCGTTCAACTGGGCGTGGCAGAACTTCGCCGCAAACGGATATGCGGTGTTGTATTCGAATCCGCGCGGCAGCACGGGCTACGGCCAGGATTTCGTCAACGGAATTCAGTACGCCTACCCCGGCAAAGATTACGACGATCTGATGGCGGGCGTGGACGCTGCATTGAAGAAGGGCTTCATCGACGAGCGCAACCTCTTCGTGTGCGGCGGCAGCGGCGGCGGCGTGCTGACGGCGTGGATCGTCGGCCACACGAACCGTTTCCGCGCGGCGGTGTCGATGCGTCCTGTGATCAACTGGCACAGCTTCGTGGGCACCACCGACGGCGTGATGTGGTACGACCAGTTCCGCAAGAAGCCCTGGGAAGACCCGATGGAATACGCCGTGCGGTCGCCGCTGCATTATGTGGCGAACGTGACGACGCCCACCATGGTGATGACGGGGGAGGCGGACCTGCGGACGCCCATCTCCCAGAGCGAAGAGTATTACCGGGCGCTGAAGCTCCTGAAGAAGGAGACGCTGCTGGTGCGCGTGCCGGAAGAATTCCACGGATGGCGGCGTCCGTCGCATCAGTTGATGCAGCAGCTGTATCTGCTGGCATGGTTTGAAAAATACCGGGTGAAGGACAACTGA
- the gaa gene encoding glutaryl-7-ACA acylase: MITRRLLVSGLLALAVCAQPRTAAQPPAPPQAADRAAYIRQNYTKHEVMIPMRDGVRLFTSIYVPKDRSRTYPILLLRTPYSVAPYGIDNYRASLGPASEKFMRDGYIFAYQDVRGRGRSEGEFVHVRPHIPNKKAKTDVDESSDTYDTIDWLVKNIGGNNGRVGMWGISYPGFYAAMGALDAHPALKAVSPQAPVINWFIGDDFRHNGALFLVHAFNFLSMFGRPRPSEAVLAGSRFEIDGPDAYTFHLSVGPLANYDEKLFKGQVKFWRELLENDTYNDFWKSRDLRQYLVNMKPAMLTVGGWFDAEDVYGPLRLYESAEKQNPGAVNLLVEGPWSHGGWARSDGSSLGNISFASNTSKFFQDEIEYVFFAQHLKGEAPARPLPEAFVFETGRNEWHRMEAWPPKDAKRRTYYFREDGRLLTDAPAAAEAFDEYLSDPNRPVPFLPYIDRGMNYDYMTDDQRFASTRPDVLVYQTEPLEQDVRIAGPLKAVLHVSTTGTDADWVVKLIDVFPNDAPDPQPNPKQVRMGGYQMLVRGEPFRGRFRTGFDKPTPFTPGKVELVEFELPDVFHTFRRGHRIMIHVQSSWFPLVDRNPQKFVRIHEAKASDFIRATHRVYRSKQAASAVILPVLD, from the coding sequence ATGATCACCCGGCGACTTCTTGTCAGCGGGCTTCTTGCGCTCGCAGTGTGCGCCCAGCCGCGCACGGCGGCTCAGCCGCCAGCGCCGCCTCAGGCGGCCGACCGCGCGGCCTACATCCGGCAGAACTACACGAAGCATGAAGTCATGATCCCCATGCGGGACGGCGTACGGCTGTTCACTTCCATTTATGTGCCCAAGGACAGAAGCCGCACGTATCCGATCCTGCTGCTGCGGACGCCCTATTCGGTGGCCCCTTACGGCATTGACAACTACCGGGCCAGCCTCGGGCCGGCAAGCGAGAAGTTCATGCGCGACGGCTACATCTTCGCGTATCAGGATGTGCGCGGGCGCGGCCGGAGCGAGGGGGAGTTTGTTCACGTCCGGCCGCATATCCCGAACAAGAAGGCGAAAACCGACGTCGACGAATCTTCCGATACGTACGACACGATCGACTGGCTGGTGAAGAACATCGGCGGCAACAACGGGCGGGTCGGCATGTGGGGGATTTCGTATCCGGGCTTTTATGCGGCCATGGGGGCGCTGGATGCGCACCCGGCGCTGAAGGCGGTGTCGCCGCAGGCGCCGGTGATCAACTGGTTCATCGGGGACGATTTCCGGCACAACGGTGCGCTGTTCCTCGTCCATGCGTTCAATTTCCTGTCCATGTTCGGAAGGCCGCGCCCATCGGAGGCGGTGCTGGCGGGATCACGCTTCGAGATCGACGGACCCGATGCGTACACGTTTCACCTGTCCGTCGGGCCGCTGGCGAATTATGACGAAAAACTGTTCAAAGGACAGGTGAAATTCTGGCGGGAGCTGCTGGAAAACGACACGTACAACGATTTCTGGAAATCCCGCGACCTCCGGCAGTACCTCGTCAACATGAAGCCGGCGATGCTGACCGTAGGCGGATGGTTCGACGCCGAGGACGTCTACGGGCCGTTGCGGCTCTACGAATCGGCTGAAAAGCAGAACCCGGGCGCCGTGAATCTGCTCGTGGAGGGCCCCTGGAGTCACGGGGGCTGGGCGCGGTCCGACGGCTCGTCGCTCGGCAACATCAGCTTCGCCTCCAACACGTCGAAGTTTTTCCAGGACGAAATCGAGTATGTGTTTTTCGCACAGCACCTGAAAGGCGAGGCTCCGGCGCGGCCGCTTCCCGAAGCATTCGTGTTCGAGACGGGCCGCAATGAATGGCACCGGATGGAGGCATGGCCGCCGAAGGATGCGAAGAGGCGGACGTATTATTTCCGCGAGGACGGGCGGCTGCTGACGGATGCCCCGGCGGCGGCAGAAGCCTTCGACGAATATCTGTCAGACCCGAACCGGCCTGTGCCTTTCCTGCCCTACATCGACCGGGGCATGAATTACGACTACATGACCGACGATCAGCGGTTCGCTTCGACCAGGCCTGACGTGCTGGTGTACCAGACGGAGCCGCTGGAGCAGGACGTGCGGATCGCCGGACCGCTGAAGGCCGTGCTGCACGTCTCGACGACGGGCACGGACGCCGACTGGGTGGTGAAGCTGATCGACGTGTTCCCGAACGATGCGCCCGATCCGCAGCCCAATCCGAAGCAGGTGCGGATGGGCGGATACCAGATGCTGGTGCGCGGAGAGCCGTTCCGCGGGCGGTTCCGGACGGGGTTCGACAAGCCAACGCCGTTCACGCCGGGCAAGGTGGAGCTGGTGGAGTTCGAGCTGCCGGATGTGTTTCACACGTTCCGGCGCGGGCACCGGATCATGATCCACGTGCAGAGCTCCTGGTTCCCGCTGGTGGACCGGAACCCGCAGAAATTCGTGCGCATCCACGAGGCGAAAGCGTCGGATTTCATCCGCGCGACGCACCGCGTGTACCGGTCGAAGCAGGCGGCGAGCGCCGTCATCCTGCCGGTGCTCGACTAG
- the uppP gene encoding undecaprenyl-diphosphatase translates to MPVHQAILLAVIQGLTEFLPISSSAHLALAPWLLGWKDQGLAFDIALHFGTLLGVLLYFARDWYRIVLDGFGLRRASAEADAMPRNMLWMLAAGTVPVGVAGLLLKGAAETVFRTPWVIGTMLIAVGLLMGWAERTARFSRRTEEVTWADALAIGAAQALAVVPGTSRSGITLVAGLFRGLDRASAARFSFLLGTPAIAAAAADAFLDLYRAGGIPEGERAVFFSAMAVSAATGCAVIAWFLRFLRQRTLRFFVAYRVVLGILIYALAFFRRLAE, encoded by the coding sequence ATGCCCGTCCATCAGGCGATTCTTCTTGCGGTCATTCAGGGGCTGACGGAATTCCTTCCCATCAGCAGTTCGGCGCATCTGGCGCTGGCGCCATGGCTGCTGGGGTGGAAGGATCAGGGGCTGGCGTTCGACATCGCATTGCATTTCGGCACGCTGCTCGGCGTGCTTCTGTACTTCGCGCGGGACTGGTACAGGATCGTGCTGGACGGCTTCGGCCTGCGGCGGGCATCTGCAGAGGCGGATGCGATGCCGCGCAACATGCTCTGGATGCTGGCGGCGGGCACAGTGCCGGTGGGAGTGGCGGGACTGCTTCTGAAGGGCGCGGCGGAAACCGTGTTCCGCACGCCCTGGGTGATCGGCACGATGCTGATCGCCGTCGGTCTTCTGATGGGCTGGGCTGAACGGACAGCGCGGTTTTCGCGCAGGACCGAGGAAGTGACGTGGGCGGACGCGCTCGCGATCGGCGCGGCGCAGGCGCTGGCGGTGGTTCCCGGCACATCCCGGAGCGGAATCACGCTGGTGGCGGGTCTCTTCCGCGGGCTGGACCGCGCATCGGCCGCCCGTTTTTCGTTTCTGCTGGGCACGCCCGCCATCGCGGCAGCTGCCGCGGATGCGTTTCTGGATCTGTACCGCGCGGGAGGCATCCCCGAGGGAGAGCGGGCGGTCTTTTTCTCGGCCATGGCTGTCAGCGCGGCCACAGGCTGCGCGGTGATCGCCTGGTTTCTGAGGTTCCTGCGCCAGAGGACGCTGCGATTTTTTGTTGCATACCGCGTGGTTCTTGGTATACTGATTTACGCTCTGGCTTTTTTCCGCCGGCTGGCGGAATGA